Below is a window of Mucilaginibacter ginkgonis DNA.
AGGCTTCTTTTGCCGCACAAGCCTTTGCCCTGCAAAATTGCTGCTTCGGCCCTCAACCCCACAGGCCCAGTGCCTGCAGCAATTTATCTTCGAAGCTGTGCGCTGACGTTTGAAAGATGGAGAAATTTTTGGCAGTGAATTGACAGTACAGAAAAATGCGGCATCAGTCTGTGCGGCAACTACTGTCCCTGAAAATTGCAGAAACGTTGTAGCGCAGGGTGCAGCCGCGAGTTTTCTTGGTTACTTCTTTTGACGGCCAAAAAAAGTAACAAGCCACAGCCGCGAATGAGCGAAACAAATTAGTTATTTTCAATAAAATGCGTCGACAGGCTCAGCATGACAATGGCGATTTATTGTTACGCGACAAATCTATCCAACCCAACCGCTATCCTCTCCACTGTCTCTTCCTTACCCAACACAGCGGCAATATCAAACACATGCGGGCCAAATTTGCCGCCCACCAGCATCACACGGAAGGGCAGCATCAGCTCGCCAAGTTTTATGCCGGCTGTTTCTGCCAGCGATTTAAATTGCAATTCCAGTTCGGTATGTTCCCAGTTAGTGACAGAGTTATAAACTTCGATCAACATGTTAAAGAAATCTGTCTTGGCATCTGTCCATTTAGGTTTAACAGCGCCCAGATCATATTCCTTTGGTAGTTCGAAGAAGTAACCGGCCTGCTGATAAAAATCGGGTAGCAGGGTAACACGGTCTTTCACCATATCAATTACGATTGCCAGTTTTTCATCGTCAGTAACGGTCAGGCTATTGTCTGCAAACACATCTTTAACTTTCGGCATTAATTTCGTTGCCGTCGCCGTTTTTATCCATTCAGCATTGAACCATTTGGCTTTTTCGAAATCGAATTTTGCACCTGCTTTGCTGATGCGCTCCATCGAGAATTTCTCTACCAATTCGTCAAGCGTAAATATCTCCTGGTCGGTACCGTCGTTCCAGCCCAAAGTGGCCAGCAAGTTGATGAATGCTTCGGGCAGGAAACCCAGCTCCCGAAAACCCGGCGTTACCTCACCTGTAGCAGGGTCGGTCCAGCTCATAGCATAAACCGGGAAGCCAAGGCGTGCGCCATCGCGCTTGCTTAGTTTACCATGCCCATCGGGTTTCAAGATTAGCGGCAGGTGTGCCCACCGCGGCATGTGTTCCTTCCAGCCCAGATATTTCCAAAGCAATAAATGCACCGGGGCAGATGGCAGCCACTCTTCGCCGCGAAAGGCGTGCGTGATCTTCATCAGGTAGTCATCAACCACAACCGCCAAATGGTACGTGGGCATACCATCGGCTTTCAGCAGTACTTTATCATCTACCAATGTGGTATCGAAAGCTACATCGCCGCGTATCATATCATGAAAACTTACCTGCTCATCGGCAGGTACTTTTATCCTGATCACATGCGGCGTATGCGCATCAAGCAACGCATCAACTTCATGCTCGCTTAGCGAAAGCGAGTTGCGCATATCCATGCGGTGTGCCTGTCCATATTGAAAGTTTGGGATCTCTTTTCGCTTTTGTTCCAGTTCTGCAGTGGTGTCAAAAGCGTAATAGGCATGTCCTAGTGCTACTAAGCTCTCTGCATATTCGCGGTAAAGCGACTTGCGTTCACTCTGGCGATAAGGGGCAAACGGGCCGCCAACAACAGGGCTTTCATCAGGCGGTAAGCCGCACCAGTTAAGGCAGTCTATAATGTATTGCTCTGCCCCTTCAACGTAGCGGTTCTGGTCGGTATCCTCAATGCGTAAAACAAAAGTACCGTTGTTTTTCTTTGCAAAAAGGTAGTTGAACAGTACGGTGCGTACGCCGCCAAGGTGCAGGCCGCCGGTTGGACTGGGCGCAAAACGCACCCTCACTTTCTGATCGCTCATAGTTGGGCAAAGATAAGATTTTGAGGCCGATTGGCGGATAGTTGCGTCAATGCATAGTTTTAACCACTTAGTGATTGCCGCATATACCAAATAGAAATAAAATAAGTTACTTTGAATATGCTGCTGATAAATCCGTACGAGCAAAGACGCACCTTCAAATACATTTTATTAGCGTTCGCGGTGCTCATTGCAGGCGGGTCGTTATTGTACACCAATTATCTTGTACGCAACATAGCCCACTCAGAACGGACGCGCGCGCAAGTTTGGGCCATAAGTATGCAGCAACTGGTACGGTCTGACGATGATGAGAACCTGCAGTTTATCTTAAAGGTCCGCGACAGTTTATCTGTGCCGGCAATTGTTGTGGATGAAAAAGGCGACATCAAATTCTCCCGTGGCTTAGACACCGCCAAGACTTTTATCCCAAGCGTCATTGGCGGTAAAGATCAATCCTTTCCAAAATATGACCCCGCTTATTTCCAAAGCGAGCTGGAGTTCATGAAGTCGCAGCACAGGCCCATCCGCATTGCAACGTTCAATAAAAATTACTGGCTGGTGTACTATAAAGATTCGCAGTTACTAACCCAGCTACGCATATTCCCCTATGTGCAATTGACCGTAATTGCCATTTTCCTGCTGATAGCGTATTACGGTTTTAGCTCGTCGCGCAAGTCCGAGCAGAACCAGGTTTGGGTGGGTTTGGCCAAAGAAACTGCCCATCAGCTGGGCACACCTATTTCCTCCCTGATGGCGTGGATAGAGTTAATGCGCGAGAAATTTGATGCGGAGAATGACCCGCTAATTGCCGAGATGCAGAACGATGTGCGCCGATTGGAAATCGTTGCCGACCGGTTTTCTAAAATCGGATCGAAGCCTGTATTAGAACCGCACCGGGTTTATGACGTGGTGAAGGATTTTGTAGATTATTTTAAGATCCGTACAAGTAAGCTCATCAGCTTTGAAGTGCATGGCAGCCGCAACTTAAAAGCCGGATTGAATATTCCGCTGTTTGACTGGGTGATAGAAAACCTGCTGAAAAATGCCGTGAACGCCATAGACGGGCCGGGGTCCATCCGTGTAGACATATCGGGCAGCCGCAAAAAGAAACAGGTTTATATTGATGTTACCGATACAGGCAAAGGTATACCCCGTTTAAAGTTCGAAACAGTTTTCCGGCCAGGTTACACTACCCGTAAACGCGGCTGGGGATTGGGGCTGTCGCTTACCAAGCGCATGGTAGTTAATTACCACAACGGCAGCATCTTTGTAAAGGACTCCGAACTGGGAAAGGGCACTACGTTCCGTATCGTTTTAAAAAGCCTGACCGATGAAGCGAAGCCGAATTTTAAACCTGCAACGCAACGGCTCGAAGAACAAGCCTAGTTTTTATCGCTCAGCATAATCGGCGTTTTGCTGCCGCCCATTACGATCACTTTGGCGTTTGATGATAGCGCAATTTCCTTTTGTGCCTTTATACTTTCGTACTGTAGTTGCTTATCTGTTAGATTGGAAGATATGATCTTTTGATAATCAGCAATACCCTGTGCTTCTACACGCTTACGGTCTGTCTCCTGGCGTTCTTTCTGTAAAACGAATTGCATTTTCTGGGCTTCCTGTTCGGCGTTGATCTTAGATTCAATGCTTGCCTTTACAGATGCGGGCAAGCTCACGTTGCGGACTAGTATCTGTTGCAGTTCTAATCCATTTTTAGCAAAGTTAGCCGCGATGGTACGGTTGATTCGCTCCTGAAACTCCTGGCGTTTGGTAGAGAACAGGTCAACCGCTTGATAGTTAACCGCGTTGTCACGTATAGCGGTGCGTGATACCGGGCGAACTATCTTTTCTATATAATCCTGGCCGATGTTCTGATAAATAAACGGGGCCTTATCCGGGTTTACTTTGTAAAGCACAGAAAGGTCTATAGTAACTTCCAAGCCGTCTGACGACAATACCCTGATAGCATCATCACCTTCTTTAACGCCCTCGCTATTCACCGCGCTCATGGTATAATTTTCGGTTTGGATACTAAAGGTAGTTACATCAACCAGGGGGTTGATCACATGTAAGCCGCTGGTAAGCACATGGTCTTGTACCTTGCCAAAAAGCGTTTGCACCCCAACCCGCCCCGGATCTATCACCTTAAATGAAGATAGTATGATGCCTACGACAATTATCGCTATCCCAACCTTAGTTATCAACCCGCTGTAATGGCTTGCGTTTGACGGCGAACGCGACAAAACATAACCTACAAACAGGGCGATAAGGCCAATGATAGCGAGGAACATGACTTTTAAGATTTAGCGTTATTTTTATTTATAGTGCTGCGCACTTCTTTAAGCAGTTTTATTTTTAGATAAACAAATAAGGCACCTATCAGCACAGCGCCGGCAACCATTTCGTACCTGCTGTGCTGCACACCCCATACCAATGTAATTATGCAGATGAAAAGTCCTACAGTGTACAGGGTGTTGATCAATATTTTCTTACCCATATTAATACACCGTTATTGTCGGGTCTATTTCTGCCTGCCATGCCAGTATACCACCTTGCAGGTTAGCCAAGTTAGTATACCCTTGCGCTTCTAACTGGTGTAACGCAACGGCGCTGCGTTTGCCGCTGCGGCACATAATTACCACCGGTTTATCTTTGCTTATTTTATCTGTCTCAATTAAAATTCCTCCCAGAGGAATGTTTTGGCCTGCCAGGTTAGACATTTCATATTCAAAATCTTCGCGCACATCTATCAGTTGAAAATCTGCACCGTTATCTCTCATTTCTTTCAGTTCCTGAACCGTAACTTCTTTCATAGTAATAATATATAGTGCCAAATGTAGGTGTTAGGAATGAAAAATGAGAAGGTTATTAAGTGTTGTGAAATTGCCCCTTTTGGTTACTGCTTACTTATTGATCAGTGTAGTTTGATGTTAGAATGAAGCCATTGACGGATGTTACAAGTTGGCAATAAAATAAGTTTGTATCATCGTAAATAGCGCTTTTATGAATAATTAACAAAGATTTGGGCGTTGCCCCAACTACGTTGGAGCCGGGCCATACGCTCATACTGCGCAGGCCTTAGCCACGGGCCGGTATCCGCTGCTGTCCCTAACGCGGCACTGCATTTTGTATAAAGCTTTTCCCCGTCAGCGCGCAGCTTCGGTGATAAATATTTTGCGCTACTGAGGACTTGTGTGATGAGGGCCTGCAAAATATTTTGCAGGGCAAAGGCCCGTGCGCCAAAAGAAGCATTGCGCTGACTTGGCATTTTTGGTTCTTTTGTTGCTAAGACAAAAGAACATAGCCAGTGGCGACTGAGCATTTTAGAACTAATTATCTGATGATATTGCCACGCTTCGCTCGCAATGACGAGGTGGAGAATATTTCGACAGGGTCAGCATGACAATGAGACTTGTAATTCTTAACCTCAATTCAACTATCATCAAACCTGCATATCTCTACCAAACCACACAATACTGACACTATACCTGTAACAATCAGGCATTAAGAGCGTTCAATAGGTATAAATTGTATTGATGAATAAAGTTACCCGCTTTTTCTGGTTCTGTTCTGGCGCGCACGTGGCTACGTTAAAGAAGTACCCAATTGAGCATAATAAATATGTGGGCATTGGCGCGACTATATTTTTTACGGCGCTGTTTGCCAGCCTGTCCGGCGGGTATGCTATGTACTTCGTATTTAGCGGTAATCCGCTGGCTGTTGTTTTCGCCGTTTTATTTGGGTTGATCTGGGGCACGGCCATTTTCAATATGGACCGTTACATCGTAGCAAGCATTAACAAACAAGGCAGCACCAATTCGCAGATCTTACAGGCTTCGCCGCGCATTCTGCTGGCAATCATGATAGGTATTGTGATATCACGCCCGCTGGAGTTGAAGATATTCGACAAAGAGATCCGCGAGAAATTAAAGTTCGCTTATAACAAAGGACAACATAGTAAAATAGACACGCTGCAAAAAACTTATACAGATAAGTACGCGCAAGAGCTAAGCAAGAACAAGGACCTGAAGGCCGAAAAAGATTCGCTCGAGAAGGATATTAACCGCTCGCGCTACCAACTAAACCAGGAAGTTTTTGGCGATAAAACCAACCAGACATCGGGCATAACAGGTTACGGCACGTATGCCAAGCAAAAGGCAGCAGTGCTGGCAGAGAAGGAAGCCCGCCTAAAAACTGTAACCGATGACATGGGCAAAATGGATCAGTACCTGGCCACCAGGAAAAATTATGAGGGACTCAATAACCTCAAATTATTTTCTGATCACCAGTTAGATAGCCTGGTGAATATTGCAGGCTTTGCCGATCGTAACTGGGCGCTGGGCCAGCTATCCTATAACAGTAACGGCACCCGTGATTTGGATACCTATATGGCCGAGTCGTTCATTGCTTACCTGTTTATCTTGTTTGAGTGTTTGCCGGTATTTGTGAAACTGATGTCGCCGCGCGGGCCGTATGACGTGGCCCTCGCCAAAACCGCGGAAGCCAATATGCATTACGCTGAGCGCGACAAGGAGCGGGATATTATGGTAACCGACGAAACGTACGACTACCACGTGGGTAACGACATTGAAAACCGCAAGCGCATTATCAGCGGGCAATCTGCTTACGATGCTGAGCGGTATAGGTATGATTGAATAAGAGAATTGCAAGATCCCCCTCTTGAGAGGGGCGGGTAAGACTGTGCTGTGGCAGGATTGTGTACTTCAGTAAACAACACATCCCTAACTCCTCTCAAGAGGGGAATGAAAAACATCCTCCTTTTGGAATGTCCCATTGAGGTTGCCGAAGTTTTGGGTAAGGCAAGCAGAACCTCTCCCCAACCCCTCTCCAAAGGAGAGGAGCTAGACGTCTGCCCGTCATGCCGAACTTGTTTCGGCATCCCATTTATAGACGCTCGCTTTACCAAGGAAGTTGCGAGGGATATTGTTGGCAATGACTTACCATAACCGAAAAATGCCGCCTCAGTCTGTGCGGTAACTACAACATTTGAAGATAGCAGAAGCATTGTAGCACAGGGTGCAGCGGCGAGTTTTCTTGGTTACTTCTTTTGACGGTCAAAAGAAGTAACGTAACAAAATTTAGTTTTGACAAAAATTCTTCTTCGCCGGCCGACGGATTTAAATGACAAAAAAGAAATGTCCTTTGAGATCCCGAAACAAGTTCGGGATGACTTTAAAAATTGAATTGCTGTTAAGTAAAAGTCTCTGCAAATAATCCGCTTTAGTCTAAACTGATCTGTCTTTTAACACTCTCTTCTAACGAAATAAAAGTTTCGGTACGCTGTATACCCGGTACGCTTTGGATATGCTCATTAAGAACTTCGCGCAGGTGCTGGGTATCATGGCAAACTATTTTTGCAAAGATGCTCCAGCTGCCGGTGGTGTAGTACAATTCCACAATTTCTTTAATGGCTTTTAACTGCTGCACAGCTTCATTGTATTGCGATCCTTTCTCGAGATAGATACCCAGGAACGCCGTAATATCGAAACCCAGTTTCTGCGGATCTACCTCAAGGCTGGCACCCTTTATCACACCCATCTCTTCCAGCTTTTTCATCCTCACGTGTATGGTTCCGCCCGAAACGATCAGCTCTTTTGCTATCTCTGTATAAGGTGTGGTAGCGTTTTTCATCAATATGGATAGTATCTGAATATCCAGATTATCAATTTCTAAATTTTGGGCTTTTTTATGAGGCATAAATTTTCAATTCATTAGTTAATCACAAGTCTAATTAAAATAAAAATAAAAATAAAAATATTTTATTGAAAAATTTGCAAGAAAAGGTTAACGGCTTTAAATTTGTTGTAAGCAACAGTGAAAAAGTTGTTCGTTCTTTCTAAAACAAAACAATGTTGGGTGGTGAAATTTTTGGCAGACACACCTCCTTGTCCCGGTGGCGGAGAATAATAGGAAATCGGTTTTACCGACCA
It encodes the following:
- the gltX gene encoding glutamate--tRNA ligase, which translates into the protein MSDQKVRVRFAPSPTGGLHLGGVRTVLFNYLFAKKNNGTFVLRIEDTDQNRYVEGAEQYIIDCLNWCGLPPDESPVVGGPFAPYRQSERKSLYREYAESLVALGHAYYAFDTTAELEQKRKEIPNFQYGQAHRMDMRNSLSLSEHEVDALLDAHTPHVIRIKVPADEQVSFHDMIRGDVAFDTTLVDDKVLLKADGMPTYHLAVVVDDYLMKITHAFRGEEWLPSAPVHLLLWKYLGWKEHMPRWAHLPLILKPDGHGKLSKRDGARLGFPVYAMSWTDPATGEVTPGFRELGFLPEAFINLLATLGWNDGTDQEIFTLDELVEKFSMERISKAGAKFDFEKAKWFNAEWIKTATATKLMPKVKDVFADNSLTVTDDEKLAIVIDMVKDRVTLLPDFYQQAGYFFELPKEYDLGAVKPKWTDAKTDFFNMLIEVYNSVTNWEHTELELQFKSLAETAGIKLGELMLPFRVMLVGGKFGPHVFDIAAVLGKEETVERIAVGLDRFVA
- a CDS encoding sensor histidine kinase; protein product: MNPYEQRRTFKYILLAFAVLIAGGSLLYTNYLVRNIAHSERTRAQVWAISMQQLVRSDDDENLQFILKVRDSLSVPAIVVDEKGDIKFSRGLDTAKTFIPSVIGGKDQSFPKYDPAYFQSELEFMKSQHRPIRIATFNKNYWLVYYKDSQLLTQLRIFPYVQLTVIAIFLLIAYYGFSSSRKSEQNQVWVGLAKETAHQLGTPISSLMAWIELMREKFDAENDPLIAEMQNDVRRLEIVADRFSKIGSKPVLEPHRVYDVVKDFVDYFKIRTSKLISFEVHGSRNLKAGLNIPLFDWVIENLLKNAVNAIDGPGSIRVDISGSRKKKQVYIDVTDTGKGIPRLKFETVFRPGYTTRKRGWGLGLSLTKRMVVNYHNGSIFVKDSELGKGTTFRIVLKSLTDEAKPNFKPATQRLEEQA
- a CDS encoding prohibitin family protein → MFLAIIGLIALFVGYVLSRSPSNASHYSGLITKVGIAIIVVGIILSSFKVIDPGRVGVQTLFGKVQDHVLTSGLHVINPLVDVTTFSIQTENYTMSAVNSEGVKEGDDAIRVLSSDGLEVTIDLSVLYKVNPDKAPFIYQNIGQDYIEKIVRPVSRTAIRDNAVNYQAVDLFSTKRQEFQERINRTIAANFAKNGLELQQILVRNVSLPASVKASIESKINAEQEAQKMQFVLQKERQETDRKRVEAQGIADYQKIISSNLTDKQLQYESIKAQKEIALSSNAKVIVMGGSKTPIMLSDKN
- a CDS encoding DUF6358 family protein — encoded protein: MGKKILINTLYTVGLFICIITLVWGVQHSRYEMVAGAVLIGALFVYLKIKLLKEVRSTINKNNAKS
- a CDS encoding rhodanese-like domain-containing protein, giving the protein MKEVTVQELKEMRDNGADFQLIDVREDFEYEMSNLAGQNIPLGGILIETDKISKDKPVVIMCRSGKRSAVALHQLEAQGYTNLANLQGGILAWQAEIDPTITVY
- a CDS encoding DUF4407 domain-containing protein → MNKVTRFFWFCSGAHVATLKKYPIEHNKYVGIGATIFFTALFASLSGGYAMYFVFSGNPLAVVFAVLFGLIWGTAIFNMDRYIVASINKQGSTNSQILQASPRILLAIMIGIVISRPLELKIFDKEIREKLKFAYNKGQHSKIDTLQKTYTDKYAQELSKNKDLKAEKDSLEKDINRSRYQLNQEVFGDKTNQTSGITGYGTYAKQKAAVLAEKEARLKTVTDDMGKMDQYLATRKNYEGLNNLKLFSDHQLDSLVNIAGFADRNWALGQLSYNSNGTRDLDTYMAESFIAYLFILFECLPVFVKLMSPRGPYDVALAKTAEANMHYAERDKERDIMVTDETYDYHVGNDIENRKRIISGQSAYDAERYRYD
- a CDS encoding Lrp/AsnC ligand binding domain-containing protein; its protein translation is MPHKKAQNLEIDNLDIQILSILMKNATTPYTEIAKELIVSGGTIHVRMKKLEEMGVIKGASLEVDPQKLGFDITAFLGIYLEKGSQYNEAVQQLKAIKEIVELYYTTGSWSIFAKIVCHDTQHLREVLNEHIQSVPGIQRTETFISLEESVKRQISLD